Below is a window of Acidimicrobiia bacterium DNA.
ACCACTCTCCGTGATAATCTCATCATCAGATACCAAATGGGCCAGGGAGGCAAACGAATGTATGACATGATCATGACCAAGATGGCGATCCTAAAGTCCGAAACCGGCGCCAATCTGGCCGAGTACGGCATTCTGGTAGTTCTCATCGCCGTGGTCGCCATGACAGCAGTTGCATTTGTCGGTAATGAGCTATCAGGCACGTACTCCGACATCGGTAGCGAGATGGTCAAGGCGGGCGCCTGAACCGGTATTCAGCTATTCGTTGCTGAGGGCTCTACCTGCGACTCCCCGATTGATGCGACGCCGTAGGGGTATCCAGGCCAGGGCGATGACGCCCATCCCCAAAGCCGCCAGACCGAAGGCCCAACGAGGGCCGGCGCCGTCGGTCATGCGAGAACCGACCTGAGGGCCGATCACCTGCGCGATTCTGACCACGGTCACCCACATCAGGACCGTGAGCCCGCGGTACTGATCGGTTCCCACCAACGAAGCGAAGGACTGCGCAACCGGCACGAACATTCCAAAGCCGAAGCCGGCGATACCTAGTCCCAGCGCAATATGCCACGGGGCGGCGGCCAGCGCGGCAACGCCCGAGCCGACAGCCATCATCGCAAAGGCGATGGTCATCATCTTGCGGCCGCCAATCCTGGCGAGGATCCGACCGACCTGGAGCGCCACGAGGATGGTGCCGAACTGGAACGACGCCACGATGAACCCGCGCACGTCGACCGGGACGCCGAACTCGAGATCCAGAAACAGTGGCGAGACGGTGAGGCCCAACCCGTGCAGGATGAACACCGCCACCAGGGTGGTGCCAAGCAACCCCAGATAGTCACGCAACCGGCCGGAGGCCTTCATACCTCGCAGCGCATCGGCTAAATGCCCGAGGGGTGGGGCAACGGCTTCCTTGCGAGGGTCCGAGGGCATGCGAGTTGCCCAGGCCAACAATGGGACACCGATCGTGAATATGAGAAATGGTCGGAAGGTTCCCCCCAAGGCCAATTGACCGGAGATGATCGGTCCGGCCATCGACATAAGCGTAACGCCAGTGATGTTGATGCCCATGGCCCTGGTCCTGGCCCTTCCTTCAAAGGCGTCCCCAATGAGCACAATCCCGAGACCGAGGATTCCCGACGTTCCGATTCCCTGACAGAAGCGCATCGCCACCAAACCCCAGAAAGTTCGCGCGAAAAATCCGCCGACTCCGAAGATCGAGAAGATGGTCAGAGCCGTCAGAACGACCCGTCGACGCCCGAACCGATCGGCAAAGTACCCGATCAGGGCCGAAAACAGGATCCCCGGAATCGACACGGCGGCTTGAACCAGGCCGATGTCGCCCCTGGACACACCAAACGCCTCGGCCAGGTCGGGCAGGATCGGCGAGGTGACGGAGAACCCCAGGGTCCCCATGGCCCCAACGGCGATGGCGATGGCCAGCCGCTCATTGCGACTGCCGGCAGTTCCGAAGGGTCGCGTAAGGGACCAGCTCATGTGTACCTCGTGGTTCGAGCGCAAGCGCACCAACTCGGTCGACAAAGTTATCCCCAAGTCCGGATTCAGCCCGTTCCTATAAAATATATACTTTGGCCCCAACCGAGGGAAATCGAGGAGAGCATGACCTATTCAGAGATCGTTTACGAGGTCCGCAATAATGCAGCCTGGATCGGCATCAACCGACCCGAAGTGCGCAATGCATTCAGGGAACAGACCCTCGACGAGATCGCCGACGCCTTGAACTCGACCCGTGAAGATCCCACCATTGTGGCGGCGGTCATCTACGGAGTGGACGGGCACTTCTCCGCCGGTGGAGACTTCCACGCCATGATGAAACTCAACAAGGCCAACTCGGCCATGTGGAACGATCGTATGCAGAAAGTGGCCATGACCTGCCGGAACCTCCCCATCCCGGTCGTTGCCATGGTCGAGGGCGCCTGCGTGGGAGGCGGTCACGAATTGATGCTCTGGTGCGACCTGGTCATTGCCGCCGACGACTCGATCTTCGGTCAGACGGGCGCCAGGGTCGGGGCTTGCCCGACGGTGGGCGCCACCCAATACATCGGCAAACTCATCGGCGAGCGGCGCGCCAAGGAAATGATCTTCCTGTGCAAGCGCTACTCGGGCAAAGAGGCTGCTCAAATCGGCCTCGCCAACGAATCGGTTCCGGCCGCCGACCTGCTCGGCAGGGTCGAGGAAGTGGTCGCCCAGATCAAGAGCTACAGCTCGGCGACGATCCGGGCCACGAAGGTCGCGCTGAATTACGACTCCGACGCCCTCTACCCCGCCTGGCAACATGGCATGGAACTGCTCGCCAACATTTGGGGCACCGAAGAGTCCCTTGAAGGCATGAACGCCTTCCTTGAAAAGCGTCCCGCCGACTTCCATCAGTTCCGTGAGCGCAACAAGGCGGAACTCGACACGTACATGGAAGCCTTCAACACCGGGCAGAACCAGAGTGAGTCGTCCCGCCAGGCCCGGGGTTAGGTTTGGGCGCTCTCGACGGACGCAGAGTCGTTGACCTGACGAGGGTGCTCGCCGGCCCGTTGTGCGCGATGTGGCTCGGCGACATGGGCGCCGATGTCATCAAAGTCGAGCGACCGGGCGGCGGCGACGACACCCGCAGTTGGGGGCCACCATTCGCCGGAACCGAGTCGGCCTATTACCTGGGCGTCAACCGCAACAAACGGTCGGTAACCCTCGACCTGGGTGTCGAGGCAGGTCGCGAGGTGCTCCGAAAGCTCATTACCGGTGCCGATATCGTCGTCGACAACTTCAAGATCGGCACCCTTGATCGCTGGGGGTTCACGGACGAATGGTTTGATGAGCACGCCCCCCGGGTGGTCCGCTGCACGATCTCCGGGTACGGATCGTCCGGTCCAAAGGCGGGCAAACCAGGTTACGACTTCATCCTTCAGGCCGAGACGGGCCTCATGGCCATTACCGGTGAACCCGACGGCGAGTCGATGAAACTCGGCGTGGCAATTGTCGACATCTGCACGGGAATGCTGGCGACCATAGCCATCCTGGGTGCGCTCGACGCGGTGACCCGCACGGGCAAGGGTCAACGGACTGAGGTGTCGTTGCACGACGCCGGTATCCAGATGCTCGCCAACGTGGCCTCCAATCATCTCGTGTCCGGCGAGGAAGCGGGCCGGTTCGGAAACGGGCACCCGAACATCGTTCCCTACCGGACGTACCCGACGTCGGATGGAGAACTGGCGCTAGCTGTCGGCAATGACGGCCAGTTTGCCCGCCTCGCCGAGTTGGTGGGCCACTCGGAATGGGCCACAGACGAACGGTTCGGCCGCAACCGTGACCGGGTGAAGAACCGCGACCTCATCGATGGTCTGATACGTGAGGTGATGATGACCAAAACCAGGGCAGCCTGGCTCGACCTACTCGATCCGGCGGGAATCCCGGCTGGACCCATCAACCGGGTTTCCGAGGCGCTGGCCAGCGAACAGAGCAAGGCCCGGGGCATGGTCACCGAGGTCGACCACCCTGATCTCGGCCCAATCGCCATGGCGGGCATACCTTTTCAGATGTTTGGTACTCCGCCCGACATCCGGCTGGCACCGCCCCGGCTGGGTCAACATACCCGGGAAGTTCTTGACGAATTGCAGCTGACCGAACCAGAAATAGCTGCTTTGGTAGCAGCTGGAACCATAACCATGGAGGATCAATGACCACTGAATGGTGGCCCGAACTGGGCCCGAAATGGAAACCGACCACGGCCACCAAGCCGGCAACGATCGTCATTGACGCCCACAGCCATTTGTCGGTGCCCGCCAGCCAAGCGTTGGCCAACCCCTTCTTCAAGCCGGAGATGGATCCACGGAGCTTCTTCTCTCCTCCCGAGAGCATCCGCTACAACAAAGAACTGCGTGCCACCCAGGTCGACAAGTTCTGCGAACCAGAAGCCCGGATCGAAGACATGGCCAAGCAGGGCGTCGACATGCAGTTGCTGTCAATTGTCCCACCCCAATACTTCTACTGGCTCGATGCCGAAAACGCCGTGCGAGCATGCCGGATACAACATGAGCGCTTCGCCGAAGTGATTGCGCAATACCCGACCCGTTTTGCAGCCGTTGCCAATCTGCCGATGGACCATCCGTCAACGGCTATTGAGGTGATGATCGAAGCTCAGCGTGACTTCGGATTCCACGGATTCGAGATCAGTGGGGACGTCAATGGCGGGGACTTCGACGACCGGCGGTATGACCCGATCTGGGAAAAGGCCGTCGAACTCGACATGACCATCATCATGCACCCCCAGGGTTACACCGACGGGCAGCGCATGAATGATTACTACCTGGTCAACGTCGTGTGTATGCCACTGGCATCGACGGTGGCGGTCTCGCGAATGATTCTCGGTGGCGTTTGGGAACGGTTCCCGGACCTGAAAATGATGGTCGTTCACGGCGGTGGCTACCTCCCGTTCTACTTCGCCAGAACCGACCACGCCTACACCGTGCGGCCAGAGATGCGCCATCACATCTCGCGAAAACCCAGCGAATACCTGCACAACCTGTACTTCGACACGACCGTGTTCGAACCGAAGATGGTCGAATACCTCGTCGACGAGTTCGGCGAAGACCACGTGTTGCTCGGCACCGACTACCCGTTCGACATGGGTCCGACCGACCCCCTGGGGTTCCTCGCCGAAGCGAGACTTACCGAGCAGGCCCGACAACTAATCGTGGGTGGAAACGCCGCCCGACTGTTCAAGATCGAGACGTAGGGGAAATCATGGCGCGCATGCCTTTGTACACGGAGCGAGACGGTCTCGACCCCGCCAGGCTGGGTGTCTTCGATGCAGTCGTCAACAGCCGCGGCTCGATGATCAGACCATACGAAGTGCTGCTCCACGCTCCGGGGCTGGCCCTTCCGGCCGCCGAGCTCGGGGGACGAATCCGTTACCACGGGAGTCTGTCCGATCACGATCGGGAACTGGCCATCCTCACCGCAGGCACGCTGGCGAACTGCCAGTTCGAGTGGGACTCACACGTCGATATCGCCAGACGATCCGGCGTGAGCGAGACCGCGCTTGGATACCTCCAGGGCTCCGCCGAGCAACTCTCCGATGCCGAGAAGCTCATCGTCGGCTTCGTCACGGAACTGGTCGCCGAGAGCACCGTCTCGGACCAGACATTCACCGCGGTCCAGGCGGCGCTCGGGAATGAACAGGTCGTCGAACTGGCCGCCCTGGTCGGGTATTACATGATGCTCGGGTACGTCATGAACGTGGCTGGGGCCTGTTGACCGTCATCGATATCCACGCCCATGTCGCCGACCCCGATGGGATGGCCACCATGGCTCGGCTATACGACAACATCCCCGTGATCGATCGCAACGACGATCACATGTTCTTCCGGTATCCGTCCGGAGTGGTCAACGGGCCGGTTCCGCTCGGGATGGTGAGCGTTGATCGGCGGTTGGCCGATATGGCTGCGTCCGGTGTCACCCACCAGGTGCTCAGCGCCCGGCCCCAGGTGTTCCCATATGACCTACCGGGTGACTTGGGAGGCCAGCTGGCTCGCCTGTTGAATGAGTCGATGGTGAACGTCGCCGCCACGGATCCCGACGCATTCTCCGTGATGATCAGCTTGCCGGTGCAAGCAGTGGAAACCTCCCTGGCCGAGATCACCCGGTGGGCGCCCAACCGGTTGGTACGCGGTGTCATGATCGATTCCAATATCGCCGGGCGCAATCATGCCGACCCCGAATTCGATCCCATCTGGCGGGCCCTTGAGCAAGCCAACCTCCCGGTGCTCGTCCATCCTTATCAGGCCGACGTCGTCGGTAAGGAGCGGCTCAAAGACCATTATCTGTTCAACCTGATCGGCAACCCGGCAGACACGACCATCGCCATCGGCAATGTCGTCTTCGGAGGCTTGCTCCAGAAGTTTCCGGCGCTTCGCTGGTGCTTCGTTCACGGGGGTGGAGTGGCACCGTTTCTGGCAGGGCGATGGGACCACGGTTGGAGCCAGCGCGCCGTAACCCGCCAGAACATCCCCGACCAATTGCCGTCCGAGCTTCTTGGTCAACTCTGGTTCGATTGTCTCGTCCATCGACCGGCGGCGCTTGGGTTCCTCGCCGATCTGGTCGGCTGGGAACGCATCATGGTCGGCACCGACTACCCATTCGATATGGGCATGACCGACCCGGTCGGATTCATCAACTCGATCTCGATGACGGCCGGACAGCGTGAGGCAGTGCTCTTTGGCAACGCCGAAAGGTACCTGCGGCCCCGTGTTTAGAGTGGCCCGGTGAGATTTACCTCAATACTCCTCTCGTTGAGCCTTGCGTTGGCTGCGTGCGGATCGTCTTCGGTAGCCACCCTCGACGGCACCACCATGAGCGAAACCGCACTCAGTGACCTTCACGTCGACATGAGCCAACTGAATGAAGATGAGCTGGCGAGCTCCATTCTCCTGCTCCTGTTGCACGACGCGTTCATCGCCAGGGCCGACCGCGACTTCGGGATCTCCCTCGATGAAGCCATGGTCGAGTCGTTCTATGCCGGCCGGACCGCCCGGTGGCGTACGCCAGACGAAATCGAACTGGGTCTCGCCACCCGTAATGAGCGACCCGCCAGGATCCGCCTGGAATCGGAACTCGACACCATACGCGAACAGGTGAGCGCTCATCTCGTGCGGTCCGAATCACCGGGTTTCGACCTGGACAAGGCATACAACGCGTACCTAATCGACAACGCCCGGGTCTGCGTCCTTCAGATTCAACTGGAAAGCCCTGACCTGTATGACGAAACCAAAGCTCGCCTTGACGCCGGAGAGGCCTTCGCCGATGTCGCCCTCGATGTTTCGATTGATCCGTTCGTCGGGCGTGAGGATGGTGGGGTTGGAACCGGTGGCGATATCGGATGTTCCGCACCTGCCGCTCTCCCAACCGGGATGGATGCCGCCGTCCTGGTCGCTCCGGTCGGCGAAGCGTACGGGCCGGTCACCAGCGACGTCGGAGTCCACCTCCTGTGGGTAGTCGAGCGCGATGCTCCCGCTCTCGGCGACGTTCGCCCCGCCGTGATCGAGCACGCCGTCACCCGCCAGGGTCCTGACCTGTTCCGGGTCTGGGCGGTCGAGGTACTCCAGACGATGAATGTGGAGATTGCCGATCAGTACGGGGTCTGGGGCATGCTGCCCGAAACCGAGCCGGTACCGACCGTTGTGCCCCCGACCAGGATCGGTCAGATCATCAGCGGAGCTTCCGTCGGCGATTAGCGCAGATCAGCCAATTCAACGGTCGCTCCGTTGGATGCTGCCGAAAGGGTCATGGCTTCCAGGATCTCTACGACGGCGACCCCCGCCTCCCCGTCCGTTTCGGGCTGGCTTCCCGTACGGATGCATTCGACAAAATGGGCCAGGTTGTCGGCCACTGCATCGAACGGCTCGTAGCGGCGGTCGGTCTCCTCATCGTCGTTCCCCGTCAGTGTCTTCAGCTGCAATCCGTCCATTTCGCTGCTGGCAACGATCTGAGAACCGTGCGCCGCACAATTGACCAGCTTCGGCGTTCTGAGCGATGTGGTGATGGTGCCGACTACCCCCGACTCGAACTCGATGAGCGCCCCGGTGATGTCATCTATCCCCGCATGGAACCCCATCCGATTACTCAACGCACTCAGTCG
It encodes the following:
- a CDS encoding peptidylprolyl isomerase, whose translation is MRFTSILLSLSLALAACGSSSVATLDGTTMSETALSDLHVDMSQLNEDELASSILLLLLHDAFIARADRDFGISLDEAMVESFYAGRTARWRTPDEIELGLATRNERPARIRLESELDTIREQVSAHLVRSESPGFDLDKAYNAYLIDNARVCVLQIQLESPDLYDETKARLDAGEAFADVALDVSIDPFVGREDGGVGTGGDIGCSAPAALPTGMDAAVLVAPVGEAYGPVTSDVGVHLLWVVERDAPALGDVRPAVIEHAVTRQGPDLFRVWAVEVLQTMNVEIADQYGVWGMLPETEPVPTVVPPTRIGQIISGASVGD
- a CDS encoding carboxymuconolactone decarboxylase family protein, with translation MPLYTERDGLDPARLGVFDAVVNSRGSMIRPYEVLLHAPGLALPAAELGGRIRYHGSLSDHDRELAILTAGTLANCQFEWDSHVDIARRSGVSETALGYLQGSAEQLSDAEKLIVGFVTELVAESTVSDQTFTAVQAALGNEQVVELAALVGYYMMLGYVMNVAGAC
- a CDS encoding MFS transporter, which codes for MSWSLTRPFGTAGSRNERLAIAIAVGAMGTLGFSVTSPILPDLAEAFGVSRGDIGLVQAAVSIPGILFSALIGYFADRFGRRRVVLTALTIFSIFGVGGFFARTFWGLVAMRFCQGIGTSGILGLGIVLIGDAFEGRARTRAMGINITGVTLMSMAGPIISGQLALGGTFRPFLIFTIGVPLLAWATRMPSDPRKEAVAPPLGHLADALRGMKASGRLRDYLGLLGTTLVAVFILHGLGLTVSPLFLDLEFGVPVDVRGFIVASFQFGTILVALQVGRILARIGGRKMMTIAFAMMAVGSGVAALAAAPWHIALGLGIAGFGFGMFVPVAQSFASLVGTDQYRGLTVLMWVTVVRIAQVIGPQVGSRMTDGAGPRWAFGLAALGMGVIALAWIPLRRRINRGVAGRALSNE
- a CDS encoding amidohydrolase encodes the protein MTTEWWPELGPKWKPTTATKPATIVIDAHSHLSVPASQALANPFFKPEMDPRSFFSPPESIRYNKELRATQVDKFCEPEARIEDMAKQGVDMQLLSIVPPQYFYWLDAENAVRACRIQHERFAEVIAQYPTRFAAVANLPMDHPSTAIEVMIEAQRDFGFHGFEISGDVNGGDFDDRRYDPIWEKAVELDMTIIMHPQGYTDGQRMNDYYLVNVVCMPLASTVAVSRMILGGVWERFPDLKMMVVHGGGYLPFYFARTDHAYTVRPEMRHHISRKPSEYLHNLYFDTTVFEPKMVEYLVDEFGEDHVLLGTDYPFDMGPTDPLGFLAEARLTEQARQLIVGGNAARLFKIET
- a CDS encoding CoA transferase encodes the protein MGALDGRRVVDLTRVLAGPLCAMWLGDMGADVIKVERPGGGDDTRSWGPPFAGTESAYYLGVNRNKRSVTLDLGVEAGREVLRKLITGADIVVDNFKIGTLDRWGFTDEWFDEHAPRVVRCTISGYGSSGPKAGKPGYDFILQAETGLMAITGEPDGESMKLGVAIVDICTGMLATIAILGALDAVTRTGKGQRTEVSLHDAGIQMLANVASNHLVSGEEAGRFGNGHPNIVPYRTYPTSDGELALAVGNDGQFARLAELVGHSEWATDERFGRNRDRVKNRDLIDGLIREVMMTKTRAAWLDLLDPAGIPAGPINRVSEALASEQSKARGMVTEVDHPDLGPIAMAGIPFQMFGTPPDIRLAPPRLGQHTREVLDELQLTEPEIAALVAAGTITMEDQ
- a CDS encoding enoyl-CoA hydratase/isomerase family protein; this translates as MTYSEIVYEVRNNAAWIGINRPEVRNAFREQTLDEIADALNSTREDPTIVAAVIYGVDGHFSAGGDFHAMMKLNKANSAMWNDRMQKVAMTCRNLPIPVVAMVEGACVGGGHELMLWCDLVIAADDSIFGQTGARVGACPTVGATQYIGKLIGERRAKEMIFLCKRYSGKEAAQIGLANESVPAADLLGRVEEVVAQIKSYSSATIRATKVALNYDSDALYPAWQHGMELLANIWGTEESLEGMNAFLEKRPADFHQFRERNKAELDTYMEAFNTGQNQSESSRQARG
- a CDS encoding Flp family type IVb pilin produces the protein MTKMAILKSETGANLAEYGILVVLIAVVAMTAVAFVGNELSGTYSDIGSEMVKAGA
- a CDS encoding amidohydrolase: MTVIDIHAHVADPDGMATMARLYDNIPVIDRNDDHMFFRYPSGVVNGPVPLGMVSVDRRLADMAASGVTHQVLSARPQVFPYDLPGDLGGQLARLLNESMVNVAATDPDAFSVMISLPVQAVETSLAEITRWAPNRLVRGVMIDSNIAGRNHADPEFDPIWRALEQANLPVLVHPYQADVVGKERLKDHYLFNLIGNPADTTIAIGNVVFGGLLQKFPALRWCFVHGGGVAPFLAGRWDHGWSQRAVTRQNIPDQLPSELLGQLWFDCLVHRPAALGFLADLVGWERIMVGTDYPFDMGMTDPVGFINSISMTAGQREAVLFGNAERYLRPRV